The Achromobacter pestifer genome includes a region encoding these proteins:
- a CDS encoding CaiB/BaiF CoA transferase family protein has protein sequence MPQLSASPALRRFRVLDLSRVRAGPTCVRMLADFGADVIRIEPPPGVDPNEAMFAADRWSGDFQNLNRNKRSLTLNLKKPEGLAVFKRLAAEADVVVENWRPDVKQRLGLDYESLRQLNPRLILASISGFGQTGPYAGRPGFDQIIQGMGGLMSVTGLPGQGPVRAGLAVADSSTGLYAALGILTALLEREQSGQGQWVHASLLHAQIAMMDFQAARYLNDGDVPRQEGNDHPTSSPMGLFHANDGMFNLGAAGEGNWKRFCRALERQDWETDPEFATEKLRVANRQRLNREIQAVFLNADVNHWVTLLNEAGVPAGPVYSVPQMFEDPQVKHLETARACPAWQGGERTLITQPVTLARTPADIARTAPGWGEHTEEILLEAGYADADIERLRAARAI, from the coding sequence ATGCCACAACTCTCCGCCTCGCCTGCCTTGCGGCGCTTTCGCGTGCTAGACCTCTCCCGTGTGCGGGCCGGCCCCACTTGCGTGCGCATGCTCGCGGATTTTGGCGCGGACGTGATCCGCATCGAACCGCCGCCCGGCGTCGATCCCAACGAGGCCATGTTCGCGGCCGACCGCTGGAGCGGGGACTTCCAGAACCTCAACCGCAACAAGCGGTCGTTGACGCTCAACCTGAAGAAACCCGAAGGCCTGGCGGTGTTCAAGCGCCTGGCCGCCGAGGCGGACGTGGTGGTGGAGAACTGGCGCCCGGACGTCAAACAGCGGCTTGGGCTCGACTATGAATCGTTGCGCCAGCTCAATCCCCGCCTGATACTCGCCAGCATTTCCGGATTTGGCCAGACCGGCCCCTATGCAGGGCGGCCGGGCTTCGACCAGATCATCCAGGGCATGGGCGGACTGATGTCGGTCACCGGGCTGCCGGGCCAGGGCCCCGTGCGCGCGGGCCTCGCGGTGGCGGATTCGAGCACGGGCCTGTACGCCGCGCTGGGCATCCTGACGGCCTTGCTGGAACGCGAACAGTCCGGCCAGGGCCAGTGGGTCCACGCCTCCCTGCTCCATGCCCAGATCGCCATGATGGACTTCCAGGCGGCGCGCTACCTGAACGACGGCGACGTCCCCCGCCAGGAAGGCAACGACCATCCGACCAGCAGTCCGATGGGCCTGTTCCACGCGAACGACGGCATGTTCAATCTGGGCGCCGCTGGCGAAGGCAATTGGAAGCGCTTCTGCAGGGCGCTGGAACGCCAGGATTGGGAAACCGATCCCGAATTCGCCACGGAAAAGCTGCGCGTGGCCAATCGCCAGCGTTTGAACCGCGAGATCCAGGCGGTTTTCCTGAACGCGGACGTGAACCACTGGGTCACGCTGCTGAACGAGGCAGGCGTGCCCGCCGGTCCGGTCTATTCCGTGCCGCAAATGTTCGAGGATCCCCAGGTGAAACACCTGGAGACCGCGCGCGCGTGCCCGGCCTGGCAAGGCGGCGAACGCACACTGATCACTCAACCGGTCACCTTGGCCAGGACGCCCGCGGACATCGCCCGCACCGCGCCGGGCTGGGGCGAACATACCGAGGAAATCCTGCTCGAAGCCGGCTACGCCGATGCCGACATCGAGCGCCTGCGCGCAGCCCGCGCCATCTGA
- a CDS encoding enoyl-CoA hydratase, producing the protein MTQTSAPTAGRLDIESEGNVVRVRIVNPARYNAMSLAMWEDLARVLRDTENMAGARAVVLMGAGQRAFVSGADISEFASQRKDPAQVARYDAAVAAALRALSACPLPVIAAIRGICMGGGMALALACDLRYCTPASRFRMPAGRLGLGYATEGLQRMRDMLGTARTADLFLTARTVDGLEAARIGLVQEVYAEDVFEQAVAQRISDVAGNAPLTLRAAKMALRHLAGEPSAPTAQAVDQAVGACFLSQDYQEGQLAFREKRPPVFTGG; encoded by the coding sequence ATGACCCAAACCTCTGCCCCCACCGCCGGCCGCCTGGACATTGAGTCCGAGGGCAACGTCGTGCGCGTGCGCATCGTCAATCCCGCGCGCTACAACGCCATGTCCCTGGCCATGTGGGAAGACCTGGCGCGCGTGCTGCGCGATACCGAAAACATGGCGGGCGCGCGCGCCGTCGTCCTGATGGGCGCGGGCCAACGCGCCTTCGTGTCCGGCGCCGACATCTCCGAATTCGCCTCGCAGCGCAAGGATCCCGCGCAGGTCGCCCGCTACGACGCGGCAGTGGCCGCAGCCCTGCGCGCCTTGAGCGCATGCCCGCTGCCGGTGATTGCAGCGATACGCGGCATCTGCATGGGCGGCGGCATGGCCCTGGCGCTGGCCTGCGACCTGCGCTACTGCACGCCAGCCTCGCGCTTCCGGATGCCGGCGGGCCGGCTGGGCCTGGGCTACGCGACGGAGGGCCTGCAGCGCATGCGCGACATGTTGGGCACGGCGCGTACCGCCGACCTGTTCCTGACCGCGCGTACCGTGGACGGCCTGGAGGCTGCCCGCATCGGTCTGGTGCAGGAAGTCTATGCCGAGGACGTGTTCGAGCAGGCCGTCGCGCAGCGTATCAGCGACGTGGCGGGCAACGCGCCGCTTACCTTGCGCGCCGCCAAGATGGCCTTGCGCCACCTTGCCGGCGAGCCCTCGGCGCCAACCGCGCAAGCGGTGGACCAAGCCGTGGGCGCCTGCTTTCTCAGCCAGGATTACCAGGAAGGGCAGCTCGCCTTCCGCGAAAAAAGACCGCCAGTCTTTACCGGAGGCTGA
- a CDS encoding ABC transporter substrate-binding protein, producing MKTLHRMTLAGALCAYAAASHAVGPRPAPAPQKQTLTVGYVKVGHLSPIIFVADELKACNVEVKPVEFVRYADARTALLSGSVDVSGIGPADLAIALAQGSQKLIGLSGVASSPKYLVTRKGVKMDDWKDLAGKRIGIAPGSAVWFQWAAMLAEKGVPYNTFTAVNIQGGGTAFVQSLQRGDVDAVALWEPFESQLVADGTAFFAKNLEYSQSKAVGAELGLLAATRDALRDKREAVKCFLWAYKNAEEKLAKDPEAFAAAYSKYTGLPLNVTRESAKLIKLGGVLDLEQMRRQAKTFNELGVIPKDVSGQIDTVWDAALLKEIM from the coding sequence ATGAAAACGCTCCATAGGATGACCCTGGCCGGCGCTCTTTGCGCCTATGCCGCGGCCAGCCACGCCGTCGGCCCGCGGCCGGCGCCCGCTCCGCAGAAGCAGACCCTGACGGTGGGCTACGTCAAGGTCGGCCATCTTTCGCCCATCATCTTCGTCGCCGACGAACTGAAGGCCTGCAACGTGGAGGTCAAGCCCGTCGAATTCGTCCGCTACGCCGACGCACGCACCGCCCTGCTTTCCGGATCGGTGGATGTCTCCGGCATCGGCCCCGCGGACCTGGCCATCGCACTCGCCCAGGGCAGCCAGAAACTGATTGGCCTGTCGGGAGTCGCGTCCTCGCCCAAATATCTGGTGACGCGCAAAGGCGTCAAGATGGACGATTGGAAAGATCTGGCCGGCAAGCGCATCGGCATCGCGCCGGGATCCGCCGTCTGGTTCCAATGGGCCGCCATGCTGGCCGAAAAGGGCGTGCCGTACAACACTTTCACCGCCGTCAACATCCAGGGCGGCGGCACGGCCTTCGTCCAGTCGCTGCAGCGCGGCGACGTCGACGCCGTCGCCTTGTGGGAGCCCTTCGAGTCGCAGCTGGTCGCGGATGGCACGGCCTTCTTCGCCAAGAATCTCGAATACAGCCAGAGCAAGGCGGTCGGCGCGGAGTTGGGACTGCTTGCCGCCACGCGCGACGCGTTGCGCGACAAGCGCGAAGCGGTCAAGTGCTTCCTGTGGGCCTACAAGAACGCGGAGGAAAAGCTGGCCAAGGATCCGGAGGCGTTCGCGGCAGCCTATTCCAAATACACCGGGTTGCCCTTGAACGTCACACGTGAATCGGCCAAGCTGATCAAGCTCGGCGGCGTGCTGGACCTGGAGCAGATGCGGCGCCAGGCCAAGACCTTCAATGAACTGGGCGTCATTCCCAAGGACGTGAGCGGGCAGATCGATACGGTATGGGATGCCGCTTTGCTCAAGGAAATCATGTGA
- a CDS encoding ABC transporter permease gives MPLCSRKSCDCAAGGRLGRRPPAREIQVNASTLKYATPIRRSRRAIGQAGLALAVPVLILIVWQLVGQSPDMAGVVPTPVQVARAWYAWIFGSPGMGLNPYQGTWVGNVQYSAMRVLQGFALAMLLGIPLGLTIGWSRLASQMLDPLVQGLRPIPITAWLPFSIALFGIRDMGSIFLIFLGGFYAIVVNTTQGARDVDRNLVRAASMMGASSGQLLRRVVLPAAMPAIFTGLRIGLGISWTAVIVSEMVAVKSGLGYVLWDAYYVGRMDIVLADMVSIGLMGFLSDRLIVIIERRVLVWRMLQNH, from the coding sequence ATGCCGCTTTGCTCAAGGAAATCATGTGATTGCGCCGCTGGCGGCAGGCTTGGACGCCGGCCGCCAGCCAGGGAGATACAGGTGAACGCTTCAACATTGAAATACGCAACGCCGATCCGCCGCTCCCGCCGCGCGATCGGCCAGGCCGGGCTGGCCTTGGCCGTGCCCGTCCTTATCCTGATCGTCTGGCAGTTGGTGGGGCAGTCTCCGGACATGGCAGGCGTGGTGCCCACGCCGGTCCAGGTCGCCCGCGCCTGGTATGCCTGGATCTTCGGCTCTCCCGGCATGGGCCTTAACCCCTATCAGGGAACCTGGGTGGGCAACGTGCAGTACTCGGCCATGCGCGTGCTCCAGGGCTTCGCCCTGGCGATGCTGCTGGGCATTCCGCTGGGCCTGACCATAGGCTGGAGCCGCCTGGCCTCGCAGATGCTGGACCCGCTGGTCCAGGGACTGCGGCCGATTCCCATCACGGCATGGCTGCCCTTCTCCATCGCGCTGTTCGGCATACGCGACATGGGTTCGATCTTCCTGATCTTCCTGGGCGGCTTCTACGCCATCGTCGTCAACACCACGCAGGGCGCCCGCGACGTCGACCGCAACCTGGTACGCGCAGCCAGCATGATGGGCGCGTCTTCGGGACAGTTGTTGCGCCGGGTCGTGCTGCCCGCCGCCATGCCGGCCATTTTCACCGGGCTGCGCATCGGCCTGGGCATCTCCTGGACGGCGGTGATCGTCTCTGAAATGGTGGCCGTGAAGTCGGGCCTGGGCTACGTGCTCTGGGACGCCTACTACGTCGGCCGCATGGACATCGTGCTGGCGGACATGGTGTCCATCGGCCTGATGGGCTTTCTCAGCGACCGCCTGATCGTCATCATCGAGCGCCGCGTCCTGGTCTGGCGCATGCTGCAGAATCATTGA
- a CDS encoding ABC transporter ATP-binding protein produces the protein MSDISVSNLSKTYPGATPVLALDHIDLHVPAGEFVALLGPSGCGKSTLLNLIAGFESPSSGVLAVDNKPVSRPGPERGVVFQEAALFPWLNVWENVVFGPKIAGQPKAEYAERAEEMLRITGLSAFTRHLPIQLSGGMRQRVGIARVLTLGSKVLLMDEPFGALDAQTRLTMQELLLSVWQKLRTTVVFVTHDIDEAILLADTIYVMSARPGRIATRITVPIDRPRSLDLITGEAFNSLKREILGKMRH, from the coding sequence ATGTCTGATATCTCAGTCTCGAATTTGAGCAAGACCTATCCGGGAGCGACCCCCGTGCTTGCGCTGGACCACATTGACCTGCATGTCCCCGCAGGCGAATTCGTGGCCCTGCTCGGACCCTCGGGTTGCGGCAAGTCCACCTTGCTGAACCTCATTGCCGGCTTCGAATCGCCCTCCTCCGGCGTGCTCGCGGTTGACAACAAGCCGGTGTCGCGCCCCGGTCCGGAACGCGGCGTGGTGTTTCAGGAAGCAGCGCTGTTCCCCTGGTTGAACGTGTGGGAAAACGTGGTCTTCGGCCCAAAAATTGCAGGCCAGCCCAAGGCCGAGTATGCCGAGCGCGCGGAAGAAATGCTGCGCATCACCGGCCTGTCGGCATTCACCCGCCACCTGCCCATTCAGCTCTCGGGCGGCATGCGCCAACGCGTCGGCATCGCCCGCGTGCTTACGCTCGGATCCAAGGTGCTGCTGATGGACGAGCCCTTCGGCGCGCTGGACGCGCAGACGCGCCTCACCATGCAGGAACTGCTGCTGTCCGTCTGGCAAAAGCTGCGGACCACGGTGGTGTTCGTGACGCACGACATCGACGAAGCCATCCTGCTGGCCGACACCATCTACGTCATGTCGGCCCGGCCCGGGCGCATCGCCACGCGCATCACCGTGCCCATCGACCGCCCGCGCTCGCTCGACCTGATCACGGGCGAAGCGTTCAACAGCCTCAAGCGCGAAATCCTCGGAAAAATGCGGCACTGA
- a CDS encoding polysaccharide deacetylase family protein gives MSTPRIPHAFSADLPTLADTGQGRIMVHLVINVEHWPFDQPMPRTIITPPHGRETVPDVPNFSWAEYGMRAGLPRMLNAIQARGLPASTSCNASVIDAYPRAAEAMLAAGWEFIGHGMHQKSLNQAEAEGALIEACLEKLRAFTGSRPRGWLSPGLRETPDTPDLLAEAGVEYVCDWVLDDVPNWMHVKRGSLIQMPYNLELNDSIIYAIEKHSSPEFLLRLTRTLALFEHECEAQPRVLALGLHPHLMGVPHRYGYFEEMLDLLIRHPKVDFMTGGQIADWFKLRRPLPPSAP, from the coding sequence ATGTCGACACCCCGTATTCCCCATGCCTTTTCCGCCGATCTCCCCACCCTCGCCGACACGGGGCAAGGCAGGATCATGGTGCACCTGGTCATCAACGTCGAACACTGGCCATTCGATCAGCCCATGCCGCGCACCATCATCACCCCGCCGCACGGGCGGGAAACCGTGCCCGACGTGCCCAACTTCAGCTGGGCAGAGTACGGCATGCGCGCCGGGCTGCCGCGCATGCTCAATGCCATCCAGGCGCGCGGCCTGCCCGCCTCCACCAGCTGCAACGCCAGCGTGATCGACGCCTATCCCCGCGCGGCCGAGGCGATGCTGGCCGCAGGTTGGGAGTTCATCGGACACGGCATGCACCAGAAGTCCCTCAACCAGGCCGAAGCCGAAGGCGCGCTCATCGAAGCATGCCTCGAGAAGCTGCGCGCCTTCACCGGCAGCCGTCCGCGCGGCTGGCTCAGCCCCGGCTTGCGCGAAACCCCCGACACGCCCGACCTGCTGGCCGAGGCCGGCGTGGAATACGTATGCGACTGGGTGTTGGACGATGTGCCCAACTGGATGCACGTCAAGCGCGGCTCGCTGATCCAGATGCCCTACAACCTGGAGCTCAACGACTCGATCATCTACGCCATCGAAAAACACTCCTCGCCGGAGTTCCTGCTACGGCTGACGCGGACCCTGGCCTTGTTCGAACACGAATGCGAGGCGCAGCCTCGCGTGCTGGCGCTGGGCCTGCATCCGCATCTGATGGGTGTGCCGCACCGCTACGGTTACTTCGAGGAAATGCTGGACCTGCTGATCCGGCATCCCAAGGTGGACTTCATGACCGGCGGCCAGATCGCCGACTGGTTCAAGCTGCGCCGCCCCCTTCCCCCTTCCGCCCCGTGA
- a CDS encoding alpha/beta fold hydrolase: MPCALTHDGYRLHMEEAGQGSPVVFVHEFAGNHLSWEPQLQAFARRHRCIAYAARGYPPSDVPSDPAAYSQENAVCDIASVLTAAGVDQAHIVGLSMGGFAALHFGLAHPERARSLTIAGAGYGALTPDHAAFRQASLLAAERFEALGSAGYGPTYAAGAARVQYQNKDPRGWQAFADALSRHDAAGAALTLRGVQAGRPALDTLAGPLRGLHVPTLIIAGDEDDHALEPALFLKRTLPCSGLLVLSKTGHTLNLEEPEAFNRAVLDFIAMVEAGRWTARDPRASGEVMKLS, from the coding sequence ATGCCTTGCGCCCTCACCCATGACGGTTATCGCCTGCATATGGAAGAAGCTGGGCAGGGTTCCCCGGTGGTCTTCGTCCACGAGTTCGCCGGCAATCACCTCAGCTGGGAACCGCAGCTGCAGGCCTTCGCCCGCCGCCATCGCTGCATCGCCTACGCCGCCCGCGGCTATCCGCCGTCCGATGTGCCGTCCGACCCGGCCGCCTACTCTCAAGAAAACGCGGTCTGCGATATCGCCTCGGTGCTGACGGCCGCCGGCGTCGATCAGGCTCACATCGTCGGGTTGTCCATGGGCGGCTTTGCCGCGCTGCACTTCGGCCTGGCGCATCCTGAGCGCGCCCGCTCGCTCACGATTGCAGGCGCCGGATACGGCGCGCTCACGCCGGACCACGCCGCCTTCCGCCAGGCCTCGCTGCTGGCGGCCGAACGCTTCGAAGCGCTGGGCAGCGCAGGCTATGGTCCTACCTATGCCGCCGGCGCGGCCCGCGTCCAGTACCAGAACAAGGACCCGCGCGGCTGGCAGGCGTTCGCCGACGCGTTGAGCCGTCACGACGCCGCAGGCGCCGCGCTGACGCTGCGCGGCGTCCAGGCAGGCCGTCCCGCGCTCGATACGCTGGCCGGTCCGCTGCGCGGACTGCACGTGCCCACGCTCATCATCGCCGGCGACGAGGACGACCATGCCTTGGAACCAGCGCTGTTCCTCAAGCGCACACTGCCGTGCAGCGGCTTGCTGGTGTTGTCCAAGACCGGCCACACCTTGAATCTGGAAGAACCGGAAGCCTTCAACCGCGCCGTGCTGGATTTCATCGCCATGGTCGAGGCGGGCCGCTGGACGGCGCGCGATCCACGCGCCTCCGGCGAGGTCATGAAGCTCTCATGA
- a CDS encoding MmgE/PrpD family protein, translating into MSLVLELARICARPATPADLARAALHVAAWTGAAALAANTPLAARLRRGYTAPGAAAPGPENGWSRLLHDASLGCMHELDDFHRGALVHPGPIVIPAALHTAEHVGASGADILLAILRGYEAMIRIGESVGAGHYEHWHNTSTCGTAGAAAAAASLLELDTAQTADALALALTQSSGLWQVRLDPCDAKPWHAARAAQTGVQAALLACAGIRGPAHVLEGEKGFYAAMCSDPLPDRIRARADGPWKIHQTTFKPWASCRHTHPVIDAALTLREGWQAQDGWRQPPLDDILAIRLETYADAIAFCDRADPATDLEARFSLHHAVAVTLSKGAPSVDDFCSGTVTNPACLRLRALTRAHPSNAYSARYPSHFGAEVTVMLKNGRTLRHAVQDALGDPERPLTPSQVLELALRLMTAAGWEPGEASQRLAEIMALDVQKPALLLRNAGF; encoded by the coding sequence ATGAGCCTCGTTCTCGAACTCGCCCGGATCTGCGCGCGGCCCGCGACGCCGGCGGATCTGGCACGCGCCGCCCTGCACGTCGCAGCCTGGACCGGCGCCGCGGCGCTTGCCGCCAACACCCCCCTGGCCGCCAGGCTGCGACGAGGCTACACCGCGCCGGGCGCGGCGGCGCCGGGGCCGGAAAATGGCTGGAGCCGGCTGCTGCATGACGCGTCGCTGGGCTGCATGCATGAGCTGGACGACTTCCACCGCGGCGCGCTGGTGCATCCCGGTCCGATCGTCATTCCCGCGGCCCTGCATACCGCGGAACACGTCGGTGCCAGCGGCGCCGACATCCTGCTTGCCATCCTGCGGGGTTATGAGGCGATGATCCGGATCGGCGAATCCGTCGGCGCGGGCCATTACGAGCATTGGCACAACACCTCGACCTGCGGCACGGCCGGCGCGGCGGCGGCTGCCGCCAGCCTGCTGGAACTGGATACCGCGCAGACCGCCGACGCGCTGGCGCTGGCGCTCACGCAGTCGTCCGGCCTGTGGCAGGTCCGACTGGACCCATGCGACGCCAAACCGTGGCACGCCGCCAGGGCCGCACAAACAGGCGTGCAGGCGGCGCTGCTGGCCTGCGCGGGAATCCGCGGCCCGGCACACGTGCTGGAAGGAGAAAAGGGGTTCTATGCCGCGATGTGCTCCGATCCGCTACCCGACCGGATACGCGCCCGCGCCGACGGGCCTTGGAAAATCCACCAGACCACCTTCAAGCCCTGGGCGTCCTGCCGCCATACCCATCCGGTCATCGACGCGGCCCTGACGCTGCGCGAGGGCTGGCAAGCGCAAGATGGGTGGCGACAGCCTCCCCTGGACGACATTCTTGCGATCCGACTGGAAACCTATGCCGACGCCATCGCCTTCTGCGATCGCGCCGACCCTGCCACCGATCTGGAAGCCCGCTTCAGCCTGCATCACGCCGTAGCCGTGACGCTGTCCAAAGGCGCTCCCAGCGTCGACGACTTCTGCTCCGGGACCGTCACGAATCCCGCCTGCCTGCGCTTGCGCGCGCTCACCCGCGCGCACCCGTCCAACGCCTACTCGGCTAGGTATCCAAGCCATTTCGGCGCCGAAGTTACGGTGATGCTCAAGAACGGCCGGACCTTGCGGCACGCCGTGCAGGACGCGCTCGGCGACCCGGAGCGCCCCTTGACGCCGTCCCAGGTGCTCGAGCTTGCGCTGCGCCTGATGACGGCAGCAGGATGGGAACCTGGCGAAGCCAGCCAGCGGCTGGCGGAGATCATGGCGCTGGACGTACAAAAGCCCGCGCTCCTGCTGCGGAACGCGGGCTTTTGA
- a CDS encoding nitroreductase family protein, whose protein sequence is MSNAYLDALKQRRTQYSLGRNLSISKEELASLIQDAIKHSPSSFNSQSSRAVILFGAESEKLWNIAIEEVRKVAPAESFAQTEGKLKSFAAGVGTVLFYEDQGVVQGLQEKFALYADNFPVWSEHSTGMAQLSVWSTLASAGVGASLQHYNPLIDAAVAREWNIPAYWKLRAQMPFGSNENGFGEKAFMDDAERFRVIG, encoded by the coding sequence ATGAGCAACGCTTACCTGGACGCCCTCAAGCAGCGTCGTACGCAGTATTCGCTGGGCCGCAACCTGTCGATCTCCAAGGAGGAATTGGCCTCCCTGATCCAGGACGCGATCAAGCACAGCCCCTCGTCGTTCAATTCGCAAAGCTCGCGCGCCGTGATCCTGTTCGGCGCCGAGAGCGAAAAGCTCTGGAACATCGCCATCGAAGAAGTGCGCAAGGTCGCGCCGGCCGAGAGCTTTGCCCAGACCGAAGGCAAGCTCAAGAGCTTCGCCGCGGGCGTGGGCACCGTGCTGTTCTACGAAGACCAGGGCGTGGTGCAGGGCCTGCAGGAAAAATTCGCGCTGTACGCGGACAACTTCCCGGTCTGGTCCGAGCATTCGACGGGCATGGCCCAGCTGTCGGTCTGGAGCACCCTGGCCAGCGCCGGCGTGGGCGCCAGCCTGCAGCACTACAACCCGCTGATCGACGCCGCCGTTGCCCGCGAATGGAACATTCCGGCGTACTGGAAGCTGCGCGCGCAGATGCCGTTCGGCTCCAATGAAAACGGCTTCGGCGAAAAGGCGTTCATGGACGATGCCGAGCGCTTCCGCGTGATCGGCTGA
- a CDS encoding NAD(P)/FAD-dependent oxidoreductase, with protein sequence MTAETLFDYAVIGAGIAGASVAYRLSATASVAVLEREAQPGYHSTGRSAAMFMETYGTAQIKALTRASRAFYENPPQGFSEHPLLSPRGVLYIATAEQQDLLREVYDDFRSQSPNVALIDAEAAVERVPCLRGDQICGAIEEPDARDIDVHALHQGFLRGMARQGAVLHNNAEVMSAAHADGVWTLTLADGRSLRARALVNAAGAWADHAAALCGAAPVGLQPCRRTAFTFSGPQDLDFSHWPAVVGVDESYYFKPDAGQLLGSPANADPVAAHDVVPEELDVATGIYRIESATSLTIRRPKHTWAGLRSFVRDGDFVVGWDADAPSFFWLAAQGGYGIQTAAATSELAAALLMRQPLPAHLHAHGVDAEAVRPARLR encoded by the coding sequence ATGACAGCAGAAACCCTATTCGATTACGCCGTGATCGGCGCCGGCATCGCCGGCGCTTCCGTGGCCTACCGCCTGAGCGCCACGGCCTCGGTCGCCGTATTGGAACGCGAGGCCCAGCCGGGCTATCACTCCACTGGCCGTTCCGCGGCCATGTTCATGGAAACCTACGGCACGGCGCAGATCAAGGCGCTGACGCGCGCCAGCCGCGCGTTCTATGAGAATCCGCCGCAAGGCTTCAGCGAACATCCCTTGCTCAGCCCGCGCGGCGTGCTGTACATCGCCACGGCCGAACAACAGGACCTGCTGCGCGAGGTCTACGACGATTTCCGCAGCCAATCGCCCAATGTGGCGCTGATCGACGCCGAAGCGGCCGTCGAGCGCGTGCCCTGCCTGCGCGGCGACCAGATCTGCGGCGCCATCGAAGAGCCGGACGCCCGCGACATCGACGTGCACGCGCTGCACCAGGGCTTTCTGCGCGGCATGGCGCGCCAGGGCGCGGTGCTACACAACAATGCCGAAGTGATGTCGGCCGCGCATGCGGACGGCGTCTGGACGCTGACGCTTGCCGACGGCCGCAGTCTGCGGGCGCGGGCGCTGGTCAACGCCGCCGGCGCCTGGGCGGACCACGCCGCGGCCCTGTGCGGCGCAGCGCCCGTCGGCCTGCAACCCTGCCGGCGCACCGCCTTCACGTTCTCCGGTCCGCAGGACCTGGACTTTTCCCATTGGCCGGCCGTGGTCGGGGTCGACGAAAGCTATTACTTCAAGCCCGATGCCGGCCAACTGCTGGGATCGCCAGCCAACGCCGATCCGGTCGCGGCCCACGACGTGGTGCCGGAAGAACTGGACGTGGCCACCGGCATCTACCGCATCGAATCCGCGACCTCGCTTACCATCCGCCGCCCCAAGCACACCTGGGCCGGCCTGCGCTCCTTCGTGCGCGACGGCGATTTCGTGGTCGGCTGGGATGCCGACGCGCCGTCCTTCTTCTGGCTGGCGGCGCAAGGCGGCTATGGTATCCAGACGGCCGCGGCGACCTCCGAACTGGCCGCCGCGCTGCTCATGCGCCAGCCGCTGCCCGCCCATCTGCATGCGCACGGCGTGGACGCCGAAGCCGTGCGTCCCGCGCGATTGCGCTGA
- a CDS encoding RidA family protein yields MTTIARYPSSLPLPFSRATQAGGFLFLSGQIPMDANGQVVRGDITVQTHAAIERIKETLALAGATLKDVVRVTVWLSDLELFAQFNDAYRSHFSSDFPSRSTVEAKLAMGVDVEIEVQAWLGAAAGRGGYTPGPVSEA; encoded by the coding sequence ATGACCACCATTGCCCGCTACCCCAGCTCCCTGCCCCTGCCGTTTTCCCGCGCCACTCAGGCCGGCGGCTTCCTGTTCCTGTCGGGCCAGATCCCGATGGACGCCAACGGCCAGGTCGTGCGCGGCGACATCACCGTCCAGACCCATGCCGCCATCGAACGCATCAAGGAAACGCTGGCCCTGGCCGGCGCCACGCTCAAGGACGTGGTGCGCGTGACGGTGTGGCTGTCGGACCTGGAACTCTTCGCGCAGTTCAACGACGCCTACCGCAGCCATTTTTCTTCTGACTTCCCCTCGCGTTCGACGGTCGAGGCCAAGCTGGCCATGGGCGTGGACGTGGAAATCGAGGTGCAGGCCTGGCTGGGCGCGGCGGCGGGCCGCGGCGGCTACACGCCGGGCCCCGTGTCCGAAGCCTGA